The following is a genomic window from Photobacterium sp. GJ3.
ATGTGCTGGGGATTGTTGCGGTTTACTCAACTTTGCTGGTGCCACAAATGATTCTGACAGAATCTTTCCTGAGTTTCCTTGGCTTGGGTGTTCAGGAGCCAATGACCAGTTGGGGTGCACTGCTTCAGGAGGGTGCTCAAACAATGGAAATTGCCATCTGGCAGTTGATGTTCCCGGCAGCCTTCATGGTTCTGACCCTGTTCTGCTTTAACTATGTTGGTGACGGTCTGCGTGACGCACTGGATCCAAAAGACAGATAAAACCAAGCAATATTCATTGCCGCTGTACGGTTCCCCCTACTGATTTACGGACCGTACAGTGGCAGGAAAAGGAAGCAAGTTATGAGCCTATTAGATGTCAAAGATCTGCGTGTCGAATTTACAACCCAGGACGGGATTGTAACCGCAGTCAACGATTTGAATTTCTCACTAAAACAGGGTGAAACTCTGGGTATTGTGGGTGAGTCCGGTTCGGGCAAAAGCCAGACGGTATTCGCCATCATGGGTCTGTTGGCCAAAAACGGCAAGATTAGCGGCAGTGCTCAGTTTGAAGGCCGTGAGATTCTGAATTTGTCTGAGCGCGAATTGAATAAGATTCGGGCAGAGCAGATTGCAATGATTTTCCAGGATCCGATGACCTCGCTGAACCCTTATATGAAAGTCAGCGATCAGTTAATGGAAGTGCTGATGCTGCACAAAGGCTTGGGCCGGGCAGAAGCATTTGAAGAAAGTGTCCGGATGCTGGATGCGGTGAAAATCCCGGAAGCCCGGAAGCGGATTACCATGTACCCGCATGAGTTCTCAGGCGGCATGCGTCAGCGTGTGATGATTGCAATGGCACTGCTGTGCCGTCCAAAGCTGCTGATTGCTGATGAGCCAACCACAGCTCTGGATGTGACCGTTCAGGCGCAGATCATGGATTTGCTCAATGAACTGAAATCCGATTTCAACACCGCGATCATTATGATCACGCACGATCTGGGTGTTGTGGCTGGTAGCTGTGACAAAGTCCTGGTGATGTATGCGGGCCGGACCATGGAATACGGCAAGATTAATGAAATTTTCTACCAGCCTGCACATCCGTACACGGAAGGATTGCTGAAAGCGATTCCCCGACTGGATACTGAGGGCGAAGATTTACCAACAATCCCTGGAAATCCGCCGAACCTGCTGCGTTTACCGGTTGGCTGCCCATATCAGGAGCGCTGCCATCGCGCAACGAGCCGTTGTACACAAGAGGCACCTTCTCTGCAGCCGTTTGCAGAAGGTCGTTTACGTGCATGTTTTTCTGATGCGGGACCTGGTAATGCAAGCAGAAAAGAAAGTTTTACTCGAGATTCAAAACCTGAAAGTTCACTTTAACATTACGCCGAAATCTGCCTGGCCGTGGACCAAACCGCTGAAGCTGAAAGCGGTCGACGGTGTGGGTATCCGTTTGTACGAAGGGGAAACTCTGGGGGTTGTTGGCGAGTCTGGCTGCGGCAAGTCCACTTTTGCTCGTGCGGTGATTGGGCTGGTTGAAGCCACCGAAGGGAATGTGGTTTGGCTGGGTCAGGATCTGACCAAGCTTGAGCACAATGCGCTGCGTGAGAAGCGCAAAGAAATTCAGATGATTTTCCAGGACCCGCTGGCGTCGCTGAACCCACGGATGACGGTGGGTGACATTATTGCAGAGCCGCTGAAAACATTTTATCCGGAACTATCGGATGATGATGTGAAAGCGCGTGTCAAAGAAATGATGAATAAAGTTGGTTTGCTGCCAAACGTGATCAACCGTTATCCGCATGAGTTTTCCGGCGGTCAGTGTCAACGAATCGGGATTGCCCGTGCGCTGATCCTGAAACCTAAACTGATTATTTGTGATGAGCCGGTATCGGCACTGGATGTTTCGATTCAGGCGCAGGTGGTGAACTTGCTGAAGTCGCTGCAAAAAGAAATGGGCCTGAGCCTGATTTTCATTGCACACGACTTATCCGTGGTGAAGCACATTTCTGACCGTGTGTTGGTGATGTATCTGGGCAATGCGGTAGAAATTGGGGAAGGGGACGCATTGTTTTCCGAGCCGAAGCACCCTTATACCAAAGCACTGATGTCTGCAGTCCCGATTCCGGATCCGGAACTGGAACGAAGCAAGACGATTCAGTTACTGGAAGGGGACCTGCCGTCACCCATGAACCCACCTTCAGGTTGTGTTTTCAGAACCCGTTGCCCACAGGCGACTGAAAGCTGCGCACAGAAAAAACCGCAGCTGGAAGGCAGTGATGTCCATTCTGTATCTTGCTTGAATGTACACTGATTTAAGCCTGTGACAGGCTTTAAGCGCGGCGTAAAACCCGCGCTTTTTTTGTAAGCCACTAGAATAAAACACTGAATCAATATCAAACTTTTAAATCCTTTGTTAACAGTTTGTTGATGTAATTGTCACCAGTGGATACATTTTGACTGATATGAATTACAAGGAAGGTATTATGCGGTCACTCTCTGTTCAGTGGAAAATTACCCTGATGGCAGGGTTTGCCTTACTGGCAACAGCAGCAGTTCTCACAAGTCTTTCATTTTATTTTTCAGGACAAAGTCAGCAGTTGGTCAGCCAGCAGTCGTTCAGCTCGCTTCGAAACCAGTCACAGGAACTGGTGAAGTCACAGGCAGAAAGACAGGCAATTTCAATTCAGCAATTTCTGGATGAGGCATCGTACCGCGCAGAGATGCTTGCTCAGAGCGTATTGTTTCTGAAATACAACGCTGAAGAAAACTATACCAATAGTGCTGAACTTCGGGGATCGATCACTGAGTTATTACGCCGTTCTGTCAATGATTTCACCAATATTCATGGCGCATTTGTGGTTTTTGAACCTGATGCTTTAGATGGTGAAGATGGAAATTATGTCGATGCGGCTTATGTCGGGGCGAACAGCACAGGACGTTTTGCGCCATATTGGTATCGTGGGGAAAGCGGAGAAGCGGAACAACGTATCATTTCGGAAGTACAGCTGCAGGACGGCAGTCAGAACCTGTGGTACACCTGCAGTCTTCAGCGTGGCGCTTCCTGTATACAGGATCCGATTTTTGCTACGGATAACGGACAACAGGTCTTATTGAGCTCAATCACGATTCCTCTGACGGTCTCCGGGAAAACGATCGGCGTCATGGGCATTGATGTGAAGCTGGATTACTTGCAACGCCTGATCCAGCTGGTGGACGAGCATTTGTACAGCGGCAGCGGAACAGTGTCGCTGATCAGTCAGAATGGCACCGTGGTTGCCTGGGATCAGGACCGCAATCGGGTCGGGACAATATTCAAAAATTCAGACGGCTTGCCCGATGCCACAAATCGCTGGCTGAAAGAAGGCAAGCAAGTCATCGGCTGGAATGAGGATCAGTCATCACTGACGGCATACAATCCCGTGGAGCTGGGCCAGACCACCTGGGGCGTTGTCATTCAGCTTCCGGCAGAAAAAGTCCTGGCAGAGGCAACTGCGCTGGATCATGCCATTCAGGTTCAGCGGGATGAATCTTCTGTTGTTCAGCTGTTTGTCAGTTTACTGATTGCTGCTGCGGGTTTGCTGATACTCTGGTTTGCCGCAGCGAAGCTGGTGGCACCGATTCGTCAGGTCGCTGATCGCCTGAAAGATATTGCATCCGGAGAAGGGGATCTGACCCAGCGGCTGCAGGTTGAGAATCAGGACGAGCTGGGCGAGCTGGCCACCTGGTTCAATCGCTTCCTCGATAAATTACAACACACGATCTCTCAGGTGATCATCGCCGTTGATCAGGTTGGCACCACCGCCAATGAGGCGGCACAGATTGCCAGCCATACCCGGGACGGCAGCCAGGCGCAGTTTAAAGAAGTTGATATGGTTGCGACCGCTTCCGAAGAAATGGCGCAAACGGCTGAGCAGGTGGTGAGCCACACCGAAACGGCGGTAGAAGCCGCTCGTGACGCAGATAAAGCTGCGGTAGAAGGGCAGGGGGTGATTCATACCTCTGCAGATTCGATGAATCACTTAGTCTCCCGGATGGAAACTGCAGTGCCGGTGGCACGGGATCTGGAACGAAACAGTGAAGATATTGATCAGATCCTGCAAGTCATCGCCGGTATTTCGGAGCAAACCAACTTACTTGCGTTGAATGCAGCTATTGAAGCAGCCCGTGCTGGTGAGCAAGGTCGTGGTTTTGCTGTGGTGGCGGATGAAGTGCGTCAGTTAGCGCGCCGGACCCAGGATTCTGTCGGTCAGATCCGTAACGTGATTGAAGTGTTGCAGCAGGGGACCCGAAGTGTGGTGTCTGCCATTGAAGAAGGGAATCAGTTGGCGGGCGATACCGCACAGCAGGTCAGCGAAGCCGTGAACAGCCTGGAGCGGATCACCCAGGCTGTCCGCGCGATTCAGCAGATGAATGAGCAGATCATGAATGCTGCAGGAGAGCAGCGTGCTGTGGCCGGTGAAGTGAACCGGAATGTGTCGAATATTCGTGAACTCAGCGAAACGATTCTGGGGCAGGCTGAACATTCCGCAACCATTGGTCAGCGTCTGACCTCTCTGTCGCACAAACAGCAGGAACTGGCCGGTCAGTTCAGAGTCTGATGACGCAACAGCGATTTTGCATTGAAAACAGCCCGCTTGATTGCGGGCTGTTTTATCTTGCCGGAATCTCAGCGCCCTTCTCAGCGACACTATGATTCAACCGCTGAATTTACTCAGCCGGATGCCAGTAACCCATGTTCACCAGCTTTGTTAACAAAGCAAGCAGCTCTGGCTGATGGATCAATGCACCGACTTCCTCAATGGAAAAGTTGTCTTGGTTACATAGCCAGTGAGCCGCGGATTCACATCCTTCCGGCAGCGGATACTGTTCGCCATCAATGTACACTGTCTGTGGATTACCCTGATGATAAAACGCGCGCAACCCGCCAATTTTAAACAGGGTTTCTCCCTGCATCAGCAGGCTGGCCAGTTCTTCACCCTGCCAGAGCGGATCGGCAGAAATGACATCCATATTGTGGCGGCTCAGGCTCAGGTATTCACCCAGCCATTGCTGCATCACAACCGGGTCTTGCATCAGATTCTGCATCATTGAAATCAGTCCCTGAGTCTCGGCGGCTGGTAATTCGCCATACTGTGCCCGCGCAGGTAGGTCTGGATTTTCGTAGTGGACGTCACCCAGTTCGTTCTCAATGATGAAATCGGCAAAGCTGCTGAGCAGCTCTTGCTGTTTCGGTGAACGGAATCCCATGGAGTAACTCATGGCGTTTTCCAGCGCATATCCATCATGCGGGAAACCGGCCGGAATATAGAGAATATCGCCCGGTTCGAGGACTTCGTCGATGATTGGTTCGAAGCCAGTGATCTGACGCAGGCTCGGATGACGGAAGCACTCCTGATAATCGTCTTTACGCGGACCAACCCGCCAGCGGCGTTTTCCGCTGCCCTGAATGATAAAGACGTCATACTGATCGAAGTGAGGGCCAACACCGCCACCGGGTGTGGAGTAGCTGATCATCAGATCATCAAACAACCACCCCGGCATCTGGCGGAATGGGCTCACTAATCGGGCTGCTCCGGGATGCCAGTGATTGGCTGCCTGAACCATAAAAGACCAGTGATCTTCCGGCAGATTGTCAAATGTCAGCGGCCCTTGCTCCACCTGCCAGTCTTCTCCCTGACGAGCGACATAGCGGGAATCGACTTCCGGTTCCATGGCCAGCCCGGCCAGTTCATCGGGGCTGATCGGGTCTTCAAAATCGGAGAATCCACCTTTGATCACAGTGGGTTGCTTTTGCCAGTATGTCGATAAGAAATCGCTGAACGAGAACGTAAATGAGTACATAAGCTTCAATCTTTAGGAATTTAGCGGGATTATATCAGTTCTGCCGGGAGATCTGCAGAAAGCAAAAAGGCCAGCAAGCGCTGGCCCTTTGGGGAGAGAAAAGCGATTACAGCTTGTCGGTCAGCTTCACTGCGTCACCAATATAGTTCGCAGGTGTCATGGCTTTCAGACGGGTTTTCTCATGTTCCGGCAGATCCAAGCCATCAATGAACTGGCGCATGCCTTCGCCATCAACACGTTTGCCACGCGTCAGCTCTTTCAGCTTTTCGTACGGCTTTTCAATGCCGTAACGGCGCATCACAGTCTGAACCGGCTCAGCCAGAACTTCCCAGTTCTGATCCAGTTCTGCTTCCAGTGCCGCTTGGTTGACTTCCAGCTTGCTGATACCTTTCATGGTGGAGGTATAAGCAATCAGTGCGTAACCACAACCAACACCCAAATTACGCAGAACGGTTGAGTCGGTCAGGTCACGCTGCCAGCGGGAAATCGGCAGTTTTTGTGCCAGGTGGCCAAAAATGGCGTTTGCCAGACCCAGGTTGCCTTCGGAGTTTTCGAAGTCAATCGGGTTCACTTTATGTGGCATAGTTGAAGAACCAATTTCACCGGCAATCGTCTTCTGCTTGAAATGACCCAGCGCGATATAACCCCAGACATCGCGGTCAAAGTCGATCAGAATGGTGTTGAAACGGGCAAAGGCATCGAATAGTTCTGCAATGTAATCATGCGGCTCGATTTGCGTGGTGTACGGGTTCCAGGTCAGGCCCAGTGAAGTGACAAATTCCTCACTGTACTGATGCCAGTCGATTTCCGGGTAAGCCGACAGGTGCGCATTGTAGTTACCGACTGCACCGTTGATTTTACCCATCAATTCAACTTGCGCGATCTGACGATACTGACGCTCCATACGGTACGCAACGTTGGCCATTTCTTTCCCCATCGTACTTGGGGAAGCAGGCTGACCATGGGTGCGGGACAGCAGAGGAATGTCACGATATTCATTTGCCAGACCTCTGATTGCATCAATCAGGCCGCGGACTTCTGGCAACATCACCGTTTCACGTGCTTCTTTCAGCATCAGGGCGTGAGACAGGTTGTTAATGTCTTCTGATGTGCAGGCAAAGTGAATGAATTCATTGACAGCGTGCAGTTCAGGTACGCCTGCGACTTTTTCTTTCAGGAAATATTCCACGGCTTTGACGTCGTGGTTCGTGGTGCGCTCAATAGTTTTGATGCGCTGTGCATCTTCTTCGCTGAATTCTGCAGCAATACGATCCAGGAAGGCGTTGGCTTCAGCGCTGAACGCTGGAACTTCCGCGATAGCGTCAGTTGCTGCCAGTTTTTGCAGCCAGCGAATTTCGACGATGGTGCGATACTTCAGCAGACCGAATTCACTGAAGATACTGCGCAGGGCGCTGGTCTTGCTGCCATAGCGGCCGTCTACCGGGGAAACAGCAGTCAATGCTGACAGTTCCATGTTGTCTCTCTCCTGATTAGGGGTTATAGCTGAGTTACAGAGCGCCTGCTTTGGGCGCTCAATGAAATAGATTTAGCTTCTGGCCTGAATAATTTTGGCTTGCTCAAGCATTTGCTTCCGTCCGAACAACAGATGGCGTCGCTTGCCGCCAACCTGGCGCCACAGAACCGCACTGCGAACCGCGGCCAGCAACAGGGCACGAACTTTGTGCTGAGCCTGTTGTTGCTGTAACTGGGCAGGGGTGCCTGTGACCTGAATGCGTGGCCCCAGCGGGCTGATAACATCAAGGTACACACTGGCAAGGTTGCTGATCATTTGATCATCCAGCAACTCGAAATGATCGAGCTGGCGTTTGACCATATCAATGCGATCGCCCAGTTGTGACATGCTGTCCCGGCGGCTGGCCAGCTTGCGCTCAAGCGCCATGACACTCACCAGATAGCGGGTAATTTCACTGCCAGCCGGTGTATTGTCGATTTCATGGACCATGGTGCTGAGACCCAGTTGCAGGTCGGACTCCTGCCCATAGATTTCAATGACATTTTTCGGATCAGTTTCTGTCAGGCTGCGCAGGCAAGTGATGAGAGCCTCCTCATCGCAGGTGCCGGTTCTTGCCACGGTCTGTACCAGTTTGACTGCCTGGCAAATGCCTGCAAACGCAACCGTCCTGTCATAAAGTGAATACGCCATATTCCGCTTTCCTTAGAATCTCTGCTCGATGATACCGCCGCCTAAACACACGTTACCCTGATAAAACACAGCCGACTGGCCGGGGGTTACTGCAG
Proteins encoded in this region:
- the oppF gene encoding murein tripeptide/oligopeptide ABC transporter ATP binding protein OppF, whose protein sequence is MQAEKKVLLEIQNLKVHFNITPKSAWPWTKPLKLKAVDGVGIRLYEGETLGVVGESGCGKSTFARAVIGLVEATEGNVVWLGQDLTKLEHNALREKRKEIQMIFQDPLASLNPRMTVGDIIAEPLKTFYPELSDDDVKARVKEMMNKVGLLPNVINRYPHEFSGGQCQRIGIARALILKPKLIICDEPVSALDVSIQAQVVNLLKSLQKEMGLSLIFIAHDLSVVKHISDRVLVMYLGNAVEIGEGDALFSEPKHPYTKALMSAVPIPDPELERSKTIQLLEGDLPSPMNPPSGCVFRTRCPQATESCAQKKPQLEGSDVHSVSCLNVH
- the purB gene encoding adenylosuccinate lyase, with protein sequence MELSALTAVSPVDGRYGSKTSALRSIFSEFGLLKYRTIVEIRWLQKLAATDAIAEVPAFSAEANAFLDRIAAEFSEEDAQRIKTIERTTNHDVKAVEYFLKEKVAGVPELHAVNEFIHFACTSEDINNLSHALMLKEARETVMLPEVRGLIDAIRGLANEYRDIPLLSRTHGQPASPSTMGKEMANVAYRMERQYRQIAQVELMGKINGAVGNYNAHLSAYPEIDWHQYSEEFVTSLGLTWNPYTTQIEPHDYIAELFDAFARFNTILIDFDRDVWGYIALGHFKQKTIAGEIGSSTMPHKVNPIDFENSEGNLGLANAIFGHLAQKLPISRWQRDLTDSTVLRNLGVGCGYALIAYTSTMKGISKLEVNQAALEAELDQNWEVLAEPVQTVMRRYGIEKPYEKLKELTRGKRVDGEGMRQFIDGLDLPEHEKTRLKAMTPANYIGDAVKLTDKL
- a CDS encoding cupin domain-containing protein, giving the protein MYSFTFSFSDFLSTYWQKQPTVIKGGFSDFEDPISPDELAGLAMEPEVDSRYVARQGEDWQVEQGPLTFDNLPEDHWSFMVQAANHWHPGAARLVSPFRQMPGWLFDDLMISYSTPGGGVGPHFDQYDVFIIQGSGKRRWRVGPRKDDYQECFRHPSLRQITGFEPIIDEVLEPGDILYIPAGFPHDGYALENAMSYSMGFRSPKQQELLSSFADFIIENELGDVHYENPDLPARAQYGELPAAETQGLISMMQNLMQDPVVMQQWLGEYLSLSRHNMDVISADPLWQGEELASLLMQGETLFKIGGLRAFYHQGNPQTVYIDGEQYPLPEGCESAAHWLCNQDNFSIEEVGALIHQPELLALLTKLVNMGYWHPAE
- a CDS encoding methyl-accepting chemotaxis protein, with the protein product MRSLSVQWKITLMAGFALLATAAVLTSLSFYFSGQSQQLVSQQSFSSLRNQSQELVKSQAERQAISIQQFLDEASYRAEMLAQSVLFLKYNAEENYTNSAELRGSITELLRRSVNDFTNIHGAFVVFEPDALDGEDGNYVDAAYVGANSTGRFAPYWYRGESGEAEQRIISEVQLQDGSQNLWYTCSLQRGASCIQDPIFATDNGQQVLLSSITIPLTVSGKTIGVMGIDVKLDYLQRLIQLVDEHLYSGSGTVSLISQNGTVVAWDQDRNRVGTIFKNSDGLPDATNRWLKEGKQVIGWNEDQSSLTAYNPVELGQTTWGVVIQLPAEKVLAEATALDHAIQVQRDESSVVQLFVSLLIAAAGLLILWFAAAKLVAPIRQVADRLKDIASGEGDLTQRLQVENQDELGELATWFNRFLDKLQHTISQVIIAVDQVGTTANEAAQIASHTRDGSQAQFKEVDMVATASEEMAQTAEQVVSHTETAVEAARDADKAAVEGQGVIHTSADSMNHLVSRMETAVPVARDLERNSEDIDQILQVIAGISEQTNLLALNAAIEAARAGEQGRGFAVVADEVRQLARRTQDSVGQIRNVIEVLQQGTRSVVSAIEEGNQLAGDTAQQVSEAVNSLERITQAVRAIQQMNEQIMNAAGEQRAVAGEVNRNVSNIRELSETILGQAEHSATIGQRLTSLSHKQQELAGQFRV
- the hflD gene encoding high frequency lysogenization protein HflD; this encodes MAYSLYDRTVAFAGICQAVKLVQTVARTGTCDEEALITCLRSLTETDPKNVIEIYGQESDLQLGLSTMVHEIDNTPAGSEITRYLVSVMALERKLASRRDSMSQLGDRIDMVKRQLDHFELLDDQMISNLASVYLDVISPLGPRIQVTGTPAQLQQQQAQHKVRALLLAAVRSAVLWRQVGGKRRHLLFGRKQMLEQAKIIQARS
- a CDS encoding ABC transporter ATP-binding protein, with amino-acid sequence MSLLDVKDLRVEFTTQDGIVTAVNDLNFSLKQGETLGIVGESGSGKSQTVFAIMGLLAKNGKISGSAQFEGREILNLSERELNKIRAEQIAMIFQDPMTSLNPYMKVSDQLMEVLMLHKGLGRAEAFEESVRMLDAVKIPEARKRITMYPHEFSGGMRQRVMIAMALLCRPKLLIADEPTTALDVTVQAQIMDLLNELKSDFNTAIIMITHDLGVVAGSCDKVLVMYAGRTMEYGKINEIFYQPAHPYTEGLLKAIPRLDTEGEDLPTIPGNPPNLLRLPVGCPYQERCHRATSRCTQEAPSLQPFAEGRLRACFSDAGPGNASRKESFTRDSKPESSL